The Cinclus cinclus chromosome 15, bCinCin1.1, whole genome shotgun sequence region GTCTTCCCCTGGCTAGGCAGTTCACTTCCTTGCATTTTGCTCTCCTTGCCTTAACTACAGCTTCTTATTTTCAAGGCACTTTTTCCAATGTGTAGTCTGGAGGGTAGGCTCTTTAGTGCTTTTAACTTGAATTCTGTCAAAAGGAGTCACCAACTGATGCCTTTTTAGGGACTTGATAAGGCCCAACATGAAGGCTCTCCTAAAGACACAGCTGAGCCCTTGTGAAGTTCCAAACGGCATTGAAGCTCCTGTGTTGTACTTTAAGGTTTTTCTAAGATATGTTAAATGGCACGTGTTACTTTTGAAGATACAAAATGGTTTAAAAGGTGCCTGATGTAACTCTGTTCCTGGGCATGGTCTGTTTTTTGATGCTGACCTGCGTGGTCTTACAAGGTCTCTTCAGACTCCTAGCAGTGCATTAGATGTCCTCTCTACTTACTGTAGATCAGTCTTTCACTTCACTGAGGCGAGTAACACCAACCTGAAATTCCACAGATGGTTGTGTTACATTTGGGGAGCAGTAATAAAGCTGTCCACacacaaaatattctgaattttctgaaaGAGGCAGGGGTGCATCTCAAGCTACGCATACTTGAGAAGCCAAGCCCTGATGCAGTACAGTGCATAGTGTGTCAGAGAAGCTTCAGGAAGCCAGTTTATGCAAGACTGGACTTCTCTGGTGTTGGAGCCAAACCCCAAATGGCCGTTTTCACAGGAGATCTCTTTCCATGGGATAAATGACTGTGTGATCAGTTGAAGTGAATGCTAGTGGAAAAACAAGCCTTGCTATCCCCATTTCCTTCCAGTGATGTGTAGCACTTTCTTTGATTAAAGTGTAGCACTTCTCTAGACTGAACTGTTTCCCAAGTCTCCTCTGTCACTCTGCGTCTTGTGAATTTTAATTCCTTGGGCACACCCTGATGGAGACTTCCCTTGAGGCCACTAGAGACTGGGTCATGGGAATAGCCAAATTTATTGTGGCTCTGCTGATCACTTTTCGTTGTGATCAGACTCATTAACTTTTTAGTGAAGGAAGTGTGGCCTTTTAATTTTGAACTTGAAAATTTTTAGACATAATACAGTTTAAGAATTCTGTACATAACTTTGAAAACTAATATTCctgtaaaaagaaagaaaacctactgtgctggttttggacTGTGAGTGACCAAGTGGTTGTGTGCTCACTCCTGGATGTAGACTGACAGTGATGATGGATGCATGTGGCATACACACCGTTATGATGGTTaaaagttttcttctctttgctctTTGGACAGAACTGTGAACACTAGAGACCTGGAAATAATCTGATTGCACTTCAGTAATCCAGTGTTTTCTCAAGTACCGAAGGCCTTGTTTTGAAAAGCTGCTTGTTTACCTTTATCCATCTTCAAGTTTGCAAAAAACACCAGGGGAGGGATGACAAACTTAATTTGCACCTTGAAACATTTCAGGGAAACTGTTGTGCTAATGTTCTTTTTTCGTTTGTTTAGCTAATTGTTAGATAAAGTTTCCTAGTCCAAATATTCCTTGTTTCCCCTTTGCAGACTTTACAGTAACCTGattgagtctttttttttcttttttcatatcAGTATCATGTAGAACATGCCACTGGAGGCTCCCCACTTAGCTGCAGACTTTGCATATTTCTAAAATGATCTTGATGAAATAAAAGACTCACTCAGTTTATGTTAAATCTGAACTCCCTTTTAAATGtctagaaaaatgtttttgcttGTTGGTTCATGtgctatttaaaaatgcaaaattgaGTATCTTCAGTTTtgaatggagaagaaaaattccTTATTATCTAATGTGAAAACATTGGCAGTTTCAAAATGCAAGTGTTGTACCATCGCTAATACGTTTTAATCTATTGGCAAacatcaaaacatttttcagcatGTGCTCTAATATATTACAAAAATGTTGAGTCCCTAGATTTGTCTGTCGGTGTAGTTTAAGGTgtcaggcttttaaaaaaatgttttccttttgaattaCTTATTTATCTACACTTATGGAAGTATTATTTTATTGTGTACATAACAGTATTAGACCATTGAAGTCATGTTTTGTTCATGTTAATTATTCTAAGtgttccagttccagttctATAACAGTGGCTGCAAGCTGCATATATATTTCCCTTCCCCTAAAGCCTGCATTAAATAGTCTATTTAACCTGAACTTGCCTGCTTTTTTCAGCATGAAGAGATTAACGAAGCATCTTCTGAAAATTGCTACTAAAAGTAATAATGCAGCCTTGTTCTGATGTCTCCTGTACCAGATAAACTGGGTAGGTGATTGCTTTAAAGAGTAACTGTCTCAACACCTGCTACAACCTATTGCCTGATCCCTCAATTCCAGTGATGCATCAAGCACCAGCTGTGTTTGCAGTGGGTATGCTGGAACTTCACCTGTTCTCTCCTCGACACCTCAGTTGCAACAGGAGCCCTCAGCCTTCTCCCTCTTGCTGTTCAGAAATACTGTAGAACTGTTTTAGACTTTAGAGCAGTGCCTTAGGTAAaaggaaaactgtatttttgtatGATAGCTGTTTGTTCTGGCAGAGACAATCATTCTAACAAAGATGCCgatatttttcctgtgctgagatTTGTTGGATGATCTGATCCAGCCCTGTGTAAATACGTGCACACAGTTAAATAAACTTTGCAGTTGaacagtgttttatttctggaatgTTAAATGTGACCTTACTAGGCTTCTCCACCCCTTGCCATGCTGACCTGCCTTGGGATGCACTCAGGTGCTGCTCTAACTGCTTCAGCTGCAGATTCCCAAACTAGCAGCCTCTGGCAGTTCCATCTGTGTGGTTGAGAGGGGGTTTGCActaacaccttcagctcttgcTGTGTTTGTCCGTGCTGATGGCATGTTCTGAACTGAGGAATTCTTTaacctgcttttccctgctAGCCTTTACCTTTcccttgcagcagcagcatctctgttttGGCAAGTCCAGCAGTGGAGCAGTGACCAGCAAgatgctgcttttcattttcttgcaaGGGTTCTTTATCAGTAGTTGAAAGGGAATGGCTGGAGTAGATCCAGTTGATAAAAGTATTTTACTACTGTGGAAAAAACCCCCTCCTTAAACCAGCATTCAGGTTGCTGAAGCGTGGTAGATCTGTGCATGAGCAATGGCTGTACATATGCTCTCCAAAGGGCTTTTTCACACAGACTGTTTCTGGCAGATGGTCCAGTGTTAgttatacatttaaaaaattaattagtttCTAGAAATTGTTCCTTTAGCCCTCAGATATTTAAGGGGGGTGCAATGACACCACAGCTGACTCTTTACTTTGCTAGTATCAGTGTAGTAGACTTGGTTTCAGAAATTCACCCCTAAGACACGTCAGTCATGTAAGatggcaaaatgaaaaaaaaaaaaaaagtccagacTATAGATTCCAAGCAGGCACTAGTCTCACTTTTATTCAGTCACTAAACATACACTGACATGATAGGAGAGCTAGCCTTGTCTGAGCTATTTTTAAGGCACTTGTAAATGCATGTTGTAGGTGAAAGATTTACTGCTTGTTAATGGATTAATAATTGTACACAGACAGCCTTGTTTAAACAATGATATAAAAAAAGCTGTTGAGGAAAACTTGCAGGCAAACCATGCGGAAATCAAGACTAAAACAAGTTTATGGAAACTTAACTAAGCTAAATGTCACTTCCAAAACATTGTTATCTGTAAGATGAAGCCATTCCGTACATGTGCTGCAATGTGGTGTTGTAGAGTAAGCTAAGGTATTTATTACTTATTAATGGTGTGGTGTTTGTTGTAGAAACATAATAATGGATCCCTCTGACCCCAGGTGCAATCTTCGCATCTCTGTGTTGGAGGTGCATGCCTTATCAAACCCCCTTCAGTTAAGTGCCAAGCTTAATTGTATACCAGATAAGTTTAAAATTAGATTTGTTTTAGTTTAAGCCACACACAAATGATGCAGTGTGTGGATCTCTAAATCTAACAGCATTTCAAGCCTTTATACTAGGAGTTACTTGGAAACAAGGTTAAATTTTTGCAAGGCTACATGCTTTTGTACTGCAGGAGCTTCAAAAGTCAAACCCAGTATATTGAGGCTAATTTAGTTCTTACcctaaaatggaaaaagttaaaattctCAGCATGCAAAAACCTGCTCTTTTACCAGGACTGTTTGGGAAAGCAGGGCTTTAAAATCCATCTTACATCTGCTCATTTACAGTCGTTTGGGACACTCAGCACAATAAATTTTTCCATTATGGCAAACAAAACGCTTGTTGGCCAGACCACGGGCACACTTTGTGCATTTGAAACAGTAATCGTGCCAGGATTCATCTTCGTAGTTAACCACACTGGTTCCTCTTCCAAATCCTGCTAGGAGAGAACACAATTATAGGACGGCGGTAGTAGCTTTGCCTTGGCTGGGTTATCCCACCAAAcagcacagcctgctcctgctgccccagtgCTTCCCTAGGCTTGCAGGCCACAGGGGGTGCCTGAAACACCGAAGTGGCAGCTCAGGCATGGTTTTGTTGCATCTTCTGATGTTTCTTGGAGAAACAAGTATCTTAGCGTAAGGCTTGCCTGGCTTGTCTCTGCAATGACCTTTTTTCCTTGGCTCCTTTCTCCAGCAAACAGTCGAGGAGAGATGTGGAGCAAGAGCAGGTTGGGCTAAACACTTCTGGGCTCAGATCCATGCTCTAAAGTGCAGGATGGAAGGTGAGCCTCATGGGATTGGCAGGACAGTGCCCACATTTCAGGGCTGAGCTCTAATCCAGTGAATTGTAAatgtaaaatacatatttttattgtggGGTACAAAGGGTACAAATGTTGCTTTGGGACAATAAAACACCACTCTTTTTAGACTTAACATGGCTGGGAACAGTTCTGGCTGGGGGAGTTTTGAAGGAGGTAAATTTGAGACATGCAGAAGCTGAAGGGCTCAGTTACGAGCTCAGCCTCCATCCAGCACAAGCACGTGGCTCAGAGTCAGATCACATGTGAAATGCTGGGATTGGGCTTGGGTTACCAGACCTGCTTCTGATGTTACCCATCCCTGGGCTCCCTGTCTTTGGGGGATCACTGTCCTGACCTTCAGCACCCCGTGTCCTCGAGCTGCATTTAACCCAACATACCTGTAATGGGATTCTTGCATCCAGCACACTTCTTGGCAACACACTCCTTGTAGCATTCAACACAGTAAAACTGATCCTCCACAGCTGTGAAGCGCTTCCCACCCAGTTGCTTCTTGCAGTTGGAGCAAATGAAACACTCAGAATGCCAAGGCTGTTCCTGGTAAGTGAGGCCTCCAGAAGTGATGGGCTGGGAGAAAAAGAGCAGAGGTGTGGTTTAGAATCAGCAGGGGAAAGAGAGGTGACACAGGCATGGGGTATAGGGTAGGAAAGCTTTGTCATGGAGAGGACTTACCAAAGTTTGCATCAACATTTAATTGCACAGTGCACTTGAGTCCCTCAAACGTGAAATCCCACATACCTGGCACTTTAATAATTCTCTTAACTGCAGTAACTGAAGTTCTAGTAATTCTGGTAACACTAATCAGTGAACAGCTACTGTTTCAGTTCTTGAATATTCAGTACCATTACAGAGCTTATAAACTATCCCCAAGTGCAAGACTGGTATCACTTGTTTTCTGCAGTGTTGCCATCAGCTAACCCAACCACCCCAGCCCCGATCCTGCAATGCACAGGAACCACTGGCTCTCCCAGTCATTCCaccagctgctggcaccagtATCTCAGGGGGAGAACATCAACACTGGTACAGCTTCAGCATGGTCTGCCTGCAGGTTCActttcccagctcccaaaaGGCACACAAGGGCTGGTTCTGGAAGCTGcctctgcagaggaaaaggacTTACATTCTTGCACTTAGCACAGGTTTTGGCAAACTTGTGCTCATGGCAGGAGACGCAGTAGAATTCATCACCCTTGGGGAAGAAGCTCCCAGATCCAATCACTTGCTTGCACTGGCTGCAGGTGAAGCAGTCCTTGTGCCAGACCATCTTCTTGTACTCAACATTTTGGTCTCCTACAACAGATAAAAATAACTTGTCCTGTGAGATTTCAGGCCTGTAGCAAACCCTTGCCCCTGAGCAGTGTAACCTCTGTGGGCAAGACCTGTCCATAGCTGCACCCAGGATTCCACTGGAATGCAGACAAGGGATGAGCTGGTAATTTCTGTATCTGATTTTAGCCAGGCCCTGCTAGATTTTCTTAAAATAGTTATCAGATCAGCTGCCTGAGCCTTTTAGGACCTCGATTTACCGAGCAAAGTTTTTGGTAGAAGTGGTTTGAGACTAACAAAAGGGTAAATTATCCACGTGAGGGTTAACTACAAAGCAGCATTTCAATGCCTGAATAAAATGGACAGGTGAGAGCAACAGTCAAAATTTACTATTGTGAGGTGCTCCTGACACTGTAACACCCAAACCCCTAACTAAAACCTCCACGGCCTGATAAACCAGCCTGGTTGTGCCCTAGAGCAGAACGTGGCCCTCAGCCCCCTGTCACTGGCACAGTACCTGCAATAATGGGCTTGAAGCAGCCCTTACACCTGGGTGCAtcctcagcagctgtgcagtTGCTGCACCAAACCTTGTTGTTCTCCCTCAGCATGAAGGGCTCGTTGACCAGGGATGTGTAGCACTTGAAGCAGCGGAAGCAGTTGTCGTGCCAGTAGCGGTTCTTGAAATGCAGCTCCTGGAATGagcagaaaggaagggagagaggagtgagaagCTTTTCTCTCCCCTTGAGCAGCCCTATAGCCAAGCTCCGGTCTCACCACCCCGGGCAGGAAAGGATGGATCTGTTGTTCCTAAGTTTGTCTGATTCAGTGGATAGGGCTACAGTTGCTCTTCAAGACTTAAGGGAAGGACATTTAACCAAACTTACTAACACAAACTTTCACTTTGCACTTTCAGGGGGGCAGAAGATGCTTCAAACCAACAGCTTGGAGATTTGAAGTTCTGCAAGTGTGGGTTTCTCAGGTTCTTATAGTTCTTCTAGTTCAGGTGTACATTGTTATTGTCATTAATGTTTATCTGGCCCTGAAGGTATATGCTAATGACTTCAGTAATATCATATTTCTATCCATAAGCAACAAACCAATTTCCAGTTTTCATGGAGATCAGAATAGTTTCAACCAGCAGGCTTGCAGATATTTGCAAGTCCTGCAGTTTGTGTTTCTTCATGTCCTGCCTGGTGTTATGGTGTCTGAACATCAGAGATACTATTATAAATTAACataagggaaaaaacccagcagaaccATCTTGCCATCCAATTGTTTTCTATATAAACATTATAGATATGAAAGAACTCTTAATTTCCATCATGAAGCAATAAGCATCTGCAAACTGACAAAAATCAGTGCTTTGCCCAGTAGATGAGTTTTGCAGGTCCCATGCAGGCTGGCTTCCCACAGTTCTCTCTCCAGGGCAATTCAGCATTTGCAGCAGTTCATGTGGCTGAATCTGGACCCTGAAATGAGAACCTGTGCCAAAGCAGCCATCATGAGCATCCCTGTGCACGCCCCAGCACCATTTTTTCCCAATGAGCACACGGCTGGCAGCCAGAGGACTCCCAAAGAGCCACTCTTCCACAGGAGCTCAGAGCAAACAGAAGGGTGATCAGCATCTGCCTCTCCTCATCACCGAGCTGCTCAGCACTGACCTTGGAGTCGGCCCCAATGGGTTTCTTGCACTCGGTGCAGGTGTTGGCACAGAACTTCTCGAAGCACTTGACGCAGCAGTGcctcccctccttctgcacGTACTTCTTGCCCTGCAGCGGGTCGCGGCAGTAGTGGCAGTCGAAGCGCTCCGACATGGTGCCCACGGTGTAGCTGCCAGGCCCTGCAAGAGCACAGTGGCTgaggggacagcactggggcCCTGAAAGCTGCTCCAGcttcctggggctgggcagaTCAGTAGGAGAAACGTGGCTCAGGAGTAAGCATGTAGTGGTGGTGGTATCACACTTCTCTGGGGCTCCTTGATGGAGCAAGCAGCTCCAATTGAGAAGTCTCAAACCAGACTTTTCCCCATCCCATTGTTAAGTGGAAGGATGGTAGACTGGTTTATTTATGTACTGCACGTTAAGCAAGGGTAATGACGCCCAATCACTCCCTGGGAGCCCCTTAGTTCATTACCACAGGTCTCAGTGAGGTCCTGGCTGAGGCACTGCATCACTTGTGTGCAGAAATCACCAACAAACATGAGCAGAGTGGAGTTGTTTCCATGTTTCCAGCCTGAACCTTCAGCAGCTGTAGCCTTCCATGGCCTTTTGTGTTGGATATTTGTGCAGCTTCCAGCTGCCTCTTTTCACCAGGCTTTCACATATCAAATcgtaaagggaaaaaaaatatccaagaaGAAATCTGCCTCCATGGAGAGCAGTTCACACTATCAAGGCTCTGCCAAAGTCTGATGTTCCACCATGGCCAGGGAGCTGTCAGTGGGTGTAGGGAATCTTTACTGGAGGATTTTCCACTTTGGCTCACACTTTGTCCCCAGACACCCATCCCTTCCTGCACTCCCAGTCTCCTGCTAATGGCTCCCTCCATTCCATGCACACTTCCTCAGCAGAAGCCACCAACACTCTTGCAAGGAGGCTACAAGGGCTCAGGGAATCCtggactggtttgggtttgaaggaaccataaagatcatcttgttccaaaaCCCCCACTATGGACAGGGGTCCCAGCCACTACATCAGGTTGCTtaaagtcccatccaacctggcctggagcatttccagggaggAACATAAGAGTTACAGAAGTCCATGGAGTGCCACAgaggcagctccatccctgcctctgCCACTTGTGCCCCTGGagtcccagcactgcagagcccatttcccagcacacagggacacagccttGAACCTTCTGCATCATCATCAACCAGATGAGAAATGTGGCTGTGGTCTGACAGCAGGGACTGCCAAGAGGAAATGTCCTCTCTTCCTGAtagagcagcagcatcagcacagAGCAAGGAAGGGATAGGACAGAGTCAGGCCATACAAATTGCTGGTGCCTCCATCATGTGGCCTCACCTTGGACCaccccacccacccaccctgGAGCCTGTTCCTCACAGAGCTCAGTGTTACAACAGTGCTtattccagctgtgctgctccaagcccagcaCAATGTGCCTTTATAAACCAAACCAGtaggggttttggggtgcagagAGAGTGTGTCactcctggctgtgccctcacAACAAAGCAGGGTCAGTGGGATTCTGTTGGGCTCACCCTTGTCTGCAGGATGCTCTTGGTCTGCCCTGTTATGGGCCTGTTCACAGGATTTTCATGAACACTTCCCCACCCCAGTAATTCCAGATATACAGTCATCTGTAGGGCCCATCCTCACCAGACCACTGCAGCACACCAGGAACAGCCCCACACTGCTGAGAGGACTTTGCCATCACAACAAAGCATCTGCCTCATCTGCTCCCAGGAAGAGTGGGACTCACATCTTGCAGGCTTTAAAATCCAGGAGTCATCACACTGTCTCCTCTCAGTAACACAGGGCCAGAACAAGCTGAAGGAtttatatttcagaaaacaGGACAGAGAGCCCTAAAGAAAAGTATCACaaggggagctgcagcagaagtgGAGGCTTTATTCAcacccttttccttcccctaaAACTGACAGAGGCAGGCTGGAGGCCAAGCTGGTAGGAATTGTATTTTGTGAGGGGACCAAGGTGTGGAAATATTCCTTGGCAAGGCCAGGGGACATGGTGCTGACAGCTACAACTAGGGCTTTGAGGTACCTGTTCAAATGAAACACATAAACAGCTGGGAAACATGGAAACTGTGTGAGCCCCCACCAATTCTGCAGAGCTCTAGCAAGCAGGTGGGCTTTATTTGGAAGAAATGCAATTGCAGAGTCCAGGACAAATGGTATTGAAACGTCCCCGATCTCAGGTTTAGGGTTGTTTTCAACCTGAACACATAATCTTGAAAGTATGGCTCAGGGAGCAACATAACCCCGTGTTCCCATGTAACACATCATGTGCTAATGTGAGACACGTTtatcacagcagctctggagctccACAGGCAAATTAACAGTAGGGCTGGCAGCCCCCAGACTGGGCTGTGcatgcagctcctgcctgcctcgTGCATCACACACATCAGAAACCTTTCTCGTGCACAGGCAGGGGCATGAATTtgcttccagcttttccagaggCTTCCTGCCCTCAGTGCTATCATTCCTGAATTCCTGATCTAGAGCCAGGAAAGGCACATCTGTCCCCTTGCCTGCAATGAAGATGCAGTGGTGGCATTGCCCCTGCAAATGTGCTGGCTGCTCATGGCTCTGCTCACCTGTGCCACGTCTAGAGCCTACATCAGCCAGACCATGTCCCACAGAAGCAGGACCAGCCCACCCAGGGTATGGTGCACAAGAGCCCTGAAAGCCACCAGTGTGTGGCAGATGGAGCCTCAGGCCAGTAGCTGCTGTGTTGGGACCACCAGATTATTTTCCCCAAATGGAGCAAACATCTGCGGACACTTTAGGGTTCAGCTTCATTTCGTATCCTACAGCTGCTCCCCTCAGGAGTCCTGTCCTCTCTCATGGAAGGTAAACAGAGCAGATATTTATTTTGCtctgtataaaaataaatgtctaaaataaaaataattttctaaaaccTGCATGGCACCAGGTCATGGGCTTGGACTTGTTTATCTCTGTAATAACCTGTTCACCCTCCTGCTGCACCAGGTCCCCACACCATAACTTTGCAGAGATTCCAGGTATATTAACCCTGGCCTGTCTTTACTGTCTGAAACGTAGGCAAGTTATGAAACTAAAGGTATGCTGAGTATATGGGAGAATCATTATTTCCTCAGGGTCTTTATTTAGTGCCCTCATCATCACTTCCCATATGAGCAGTGCAGtagctgctgagcacagggtaGGGATTCACACCAGGGGTACAATAGTGCTACAGCAACCAAAAATCAGGGAAAGCACTCAGCAAACTACCACTAAAACCCAGAGCACTGAACCTCTGTGGTTCTTTTCACACTGCTGTGCTTAAAGTGAGAGCAGTGCGTGCAGATATTCTAGCTTGGAAGTCACTTAAGCACATGTTTCTGTGGCTGTACCTTTACACCAGACTATGGCATGTCTGAGGTGACAGCCTGGTCAAATGTCTCTTGTTTAACCCCAGGAGAATCACATACCCTGAGGACATGCACTGATCCAAGCTCCATGTCAGCTTGACACTGAGGCCCACAGAATGGGATTtagaaagcagaggaaaagtaTGGATAGGCTGGAACTATTCCCCCTCCCAGGCATGTGCAGAGGATTGTTCTGTTGGAGAGAAACAGGTGGAAGCAGCAAGCACAGGCAGCTGGGGAGAAGGGTGAATGAAGAATGTGCCATCCTTAAATAGCCTAGAGGACCCTCAataagacagaaagaaaaatacagttgtACTTCCAGAAACTAATCTCACTCTAAGCAAGGAATCCCTATCCCACCAGCACTGGCAGGGTGTTCTCTAAATGTAGCTCCCTGATGGATTTGGCTACAGCTGGAGGGCAGAAAGCCAGGCCAGTGTCCTTCTCAGATATCAGGGTGTTTGGCACAAAGACCCACTGGAATACAACCCTAACACTTACCTGACCACAGAGGTGCCAGTTTGCCACTTGTCCCCTGAAAGCATCTTCTACTTGGCAAAAACAGCCCTTGGACAGCCACACCTTCCATCCTTCAGAGACCTCAGACTCTCAGGCCCCAGAGGCTTCCCTGCACCTCAAGTGGTATCAGCACCAAGCAGGCACAAGGCTCACTGAGGGTCACATCTACACCCTGCTGCATGGCCAGCTTTGGGATGGAAAAGGTACAGACCTAAGAAGTGCCACCCCACAAAAGCTGCTGCATCCACACAACTCCTGCCTCCCCCTGAGCTCCTTCCATCACCCTGGGTTGGTTCATCCCAGTTCAGCCAAAAATCCAAAGCAGCATCAGAGTGGTTTGCACAATAAATGGAACCAAAGCATTCAGGGAAGGGAGCTGAAGCACAGCTGATAAGCAAAGCACTTAGCACAGGCTATGTGTTAATGTCTCTGGGGAATATGTTTAAATGTGATAAACCACCAAGGAAGAACTTGAAGTGTAGTCTGTAAACACAACCAGAGAAACTGTACTTACACTTAACAGATTATTCTGCCACTTAAGAAAGAAGGTGAGGTTGGAGTTTTAACCCTCTGTCCTACACACAGTTGCATATGgaagaaaaagagctttttGACTCTCCattagctttctttttttctcagcagaCTGAGTACACAGCCCCACACTGCCAGGCACTGGCTACACCTGCCTGTTTCAGATCAGTCCTGGCAGCCCTGGTCTGTCACCTGAATTACTATTCTCAGCATTCCTCTATGCAATGTCGCATGGTTTGCTATAAATACCTGGGAAACCCTTAAAAGAAGGGTTCTGTTAATCCCAAATGCAAAGTGACACTCAGGACTGAATTGGCACAAACATTTGCAAAGCccaaggaaagacagaaaagaaatctcCTGTAGGTCGTTTTTGCTGGGGGGGGGTGAGAAtaccagagctgtgctgttccATTGCCAGGCTGGGGCATGTACGAGTCTCATACTCTATAATTCAAAAATTAATCTGTTGATAAAATGAAAGCTTCTTTATTTAGAGCAAGAACAGCTCCAAGTTCCTCAGGCGGTTGCCAAAAACATTCCCTACGGTGCTATTGCCACCATTGAGCACATCCCAGTCATTACTAAATCTTCACAGTTCCCCAGGGAAGTAGGGACATGCTGTTTATTAAAAATCACTGGCCCAGCCCCACAAACACTTCCCCAGGGATTGCTTTGGCACTCAGTGCAGAGCTCAGTAAAGGCTAACAAGACATCACTGCCTCAAGTAAGGCTGAGCACTTTAGGCAGAGTTTAAGCAACAAAGTCCAAaccttccaaaacaaaacaaatcctgtTCAGTAACTAACTCTGTGGCTGCATTAATTTTGTCCTTTGAGACTCCCCTATTATGTTCCCAGCTAAGCACTGGTCTGCCCCACCTCAGCAGCTGGATGCCCTTCTCACAcccaggtgctcccaggtgCCACAATGAgatttcctcctgctctggaaaatTCAGCCCCACCCTAAGCAGGCACTGTGATACccccacagctgccctggggtTCCCAGTGGTCTGCAGGATCAGACACCATGCTGTGACTGTTTGGCAGCAGCATTCCAACCTCAGCATCTGCTCAGAACACCCTGCAGCATTCATATTACAGCACAACATCAAGTCTGTGAGTTCTTCCCCCAGGGGACATCCCCTGTGGAAGATAAGATAAAAATTATATAGCTGGGAGTGTAATGGAAGGATGCTTCAGCATTGGTCAGTCTTGTGGGCTGAAGTTAAACATCTTCTTACATCAAATGACACCACAGCAGTCAGATTTTACTCACAATGATGGCCTGCATAACATGTATGTGCATGTATGTTATAGCAAATCCTGAGCAGTTACATCCTGTGCAAGCAGCCTCACGTGTGTGCCTTGTCCTGGGAAGTTGAACAGGAAGCTGAGCAGCAAACTGAGCCTTTTCTCCCCAGTTCTGGGGAGGCTCTATGTTCCCAAGTCTCACGAGCTCCCCTGGCTCCTGGTGTGCAGCAGCTCGGTTTGAGGAGCTGTGCCCTGAACTGACACCTTCTCCCCATCACCCACAGCCACATCAGGCACATCCAccctcagggctgtgcctcaCCAAGAGATGCAATGGC contains the following coding sequences:
- the FHL1 gene encoding four and a half LIM domains protein 1 isoform X3, whose amino-acid sequence is MSERFDCHYCRDPLQGKKYVQKEGRHCCVKCFEKFCANTCTECKKPIGADSKELHFKNRYWHDNCFRCFKCYTSLVNEPFMLRENNKVWCSNCTAAEDAPRCKGCFKPIIAGDQNVEYKKMVWHKDCFTCSQCKQVIGSGSFFPKGDEFYCVSCHEHKFAKTCAKCKNPITSGGLTYQEQPWHSECFICSNCKKQLGGKRFTAVEDQFYCVECYKECVAKKCAGCKNPITGFGRGTSVVNYEDESWHDYCFKCTKCARGLANKRFVCHNGKIYCAECPKRL
- the FHL1 gene encoding four and a half LIM domains protein 1 isoform X2; this encodes MAFHRHTGPGSYTVGTMSERFDCHYCRDPLQGKKYVQKEGRHCCVKCFEKFCANTCTECKKPIGADSKELHFKNRYWHDNCFRCFKCYTSLVNEPFMLRENNKVWCSNCTAAEDAPRCKGCFKPIIAGDQNVEYKKMVWHKDCFTCSQCKQVIGSGSFFPKGDEFYCVSCHEHKFAKTCAKCKNPITSGGLTYQEQPWHSECFICSNCKKQLGGKRFTAVEDQFYCVECYKECVAKKCAGCKNPITGFGRGTSVVNYEDESWHDYCFKCTKCARGLANKRFVCHNGKIYCAECPKRL
- the FHL1 gene encoding four and a half LIM domains protein 1 isoform X1, yielding MAFHRHTGPGSYTVGTMSERFDCHYCRDPLQGKKYVQKEGRHCCVKCFEKFCANTCTECKKPIGADSKELHFKNRYWHDNCFRCFKCYTSLVNEPFMLRENNKVWCSNCTAAEDAPRCKGCFKPIIAGDQNVEYKKMVWHKDCFTCSQCKQVIGSGSFFPKGDEFYCVSCHEHKFAKTCAKCKNPITSGGLTYQEQPWHSECFICSNCKKQLGGKRFTAVEDQFYCVECYKECVAKKCAGCKNPITAGFGRGTSVVNYEDESWHDYCFKCTKCARGLANKRFVCHNGKIYCAECPKRL